TGGTATCCGCTGCAAGTATAATCTCATCAGGTTTCGCCTTATCTTTAACGGTAAGAGCTTTAAGTTCTGCATTCCTTACTGCCGTTTCCTCTGGAGTCGGGTAAATCTTTTCTTCTGCATCTGAAGGGAAAATCCTCACCCCCACTCCAACCATCTGCAGAATTTCCTTCCTTCTTGGAGAAGAAGAAGCTAAAAGTATCTTAAATCTATCAATCATTTATCACTCCTAAAGCTTTAAGCATCTCTTTTGCTGCCTGCTGCTCTGCAGCTTTCTTGGACTTACCTGTTGCAACAGTAGTTATTTCGTTTACTCTGCACTCAACGGTAAAGGTTTTATCGTGTTCGGGTCCTTCCGATTTTAAAAGAGTATAGACAGGAATAATCTTGTACTCTTTTTGTGTAATCTCCTGAAGGTAACTCTTAAAATCTTTATAAGTAACAGCCGAGTTTAAGATATCCCAGAGTTTGTCAAGGAATTTTTCTTTGAAGACTCTTTTTGCTGCTTCAAAACCACTATCAAGGTAAATCGCGCCGAAAATGGATTCAAAAACGTCGCAGAGGAGGGAGGATTTTTTCTTACCACCGGACAACTTTTCACCTTTACCCAAAAAGAGAAAATCCCCCAACCCCACCGTCTTCGCAAGTTCCGACAAAGACGGTTCACTAACTAAATAAGCCCTTATTTGAGAAAGTTCTCCTTCTGTTTTATCGGGAAACCTCTTTATCAACTCCTCGCTAACGATAAGTCCAATAACGGCATCGCCCAAAAACTCTAAAACTTCGTAGTTTTCACCGGTTTCCTTTTCGTGAGCGAAAGATTTATGAATCAAAGCCCTCCTGAGAAGGGCTTTATCTTTAAACGAATAACCTATTCTCCTCTCAAGTTCCTTAAGGCGGTCCTCTTTCAACCCACCTCCCCTAAACCTTCTTGAGAACGAGACAGGCGTTAGTTCCACCAAAGCCAAAAGAGTTCTTCAGAACGTACTTAACGTCCATTTCTATCGCCTTATTTGGAACGTAATCAAGGTCACATTCCGGGTCAGGTTCTTCGTAGTTTATAGTAGGTGGAACAATCCCCGTCTTAAGCGTTAAAACAGAAGAAATAACCTCAACGCCACCTGCTGCTCCCAATAGGTGACCTATCATAGATTTAATACTACTCACCTTAACCTTATAGGCGTGGTCACCAAACACGCTCTTTATAGCCATCGTTTCAAACAGGTCGTTAAACTTGGTAGAAGTTCCATGGGCGTTAATGTAATCAATATCTTCAGGCGTTAATCCTGCATCCTTGAGAGCGTTTCTGATAGCTCTTGCAGCGCCTTCACCGTTTGGCGCTGGTGCAGTCATATGGTAAGCATCACCACTTGTTCCGTAACCGACAACTTCTGCTAAGATTTCAGCACCTCTCTTTTTGGCATGTTCGTAATCTTCAAGAACAACTATACCTGCACCCTCTCCCATAACGAAACCGTCTCTGTTCTTTTCAAACGGTCTGCTCGCCTTTTCCGGTTCATCGTTACGCGTTGAGAGAGCCTTAGCCGCTGCAAATCCCGCTACCCCTAACGGCGTAATACAACTTTCTGCCCCACCAGCTATCATAACGTCCGCATCGCCGTAAAGAATCGTTCTGTAAGCTTCACCTATCGCGTGAGTTCCTGTTGCACAGGCTGTAACAACAGAAATGTTAGGTCCCTTAAAACCAAACCTTATAGAAACGATGCCTGAAGCCATATTTATTATCTCCATAGGTACGCAGAAAGGAGAGATTCTGCGTGGACCTTTCTTTAACAGTATTTCGTGCTGAGCCTCAAGGGTGGTTAATCCACCGATACCGGAACCTATCAAAACACCAACTCTTTCTGGGTCAACGTTAGAGTCTTCAAGTCCGGCACTTTTAACAGCTTGAACTGCAGCACCTACAGCGTACTGAATGAACGGGTCTGTTTTCCTAACATCCTTCTTCTCAAAATACTCTAACGGGTCAAAGTCTTTAACCTCTCCCGCTATCTGAACGGGAAACTCAGATGCATCAAACTTGCTGATTTTACCTATGCAAGGTTTACCAGCAGTAATGTTCTCCCAGAACTTTTCAACGTTACTTCCTGCTGGAGAAACAACACCAAGCCCCGTTATAACAACTCTCCTCTTCATAATCCCTCTCTCCTAAAATTTTATAAGTGAAAATACAGGATATCCCCTTTTAACTATCTTCTCTCTTCCGCCTAAGAAGGTTAACTCTAAAAGGAAGTCAACGCTTATGATGTTTCCGCCTAACTTCTCAACAAGGTCAATGGCAGCGTTCATCGTTCCGCCGGTAGCCAAAACGTCGTCTATTAAAACAACTTTCATTCCCTTCTGAATCGCATCTTCGTGGACTTCTATCTTATCTTCGCCATACTCAAGGGTATAAGTGGCGCTAATCGTTTTGTATGGTAGCTTCCCTGGCTTTCTTATTATTGCCAAGCCTGCGCCAATCTTGTAAGCAAGAGCAGAGGCAAGGATAAAACCTCTTGATTCAATGCCCGCAACGATGTCAACGCCAAGACCGATGTACCTGTTGCCTATGTAGTCAATTACTTTTTGAAAAGCCCAAGGTTTGTGAAGCAAAGGCGTGATATCCTTGAAAACGATACCAGGCTTTGGAAAGTCAGGAACGTCCCTTATTAAAGATTTAAGCTCTTCAATTTCTTTATGAACGTTAAGGTCAGTTTCTTTAAGGTTTTCCATAGTTACCCTTCCTCCACTTTTAAAAGTTTCTTCACAATTTTAACAGCTTGCTGAGCGTCACCGCCGTAAATTCCGCCTATTTCTTCTGCAAATTCCGGCGTAACAACAGCACCGCCAACTATGACTGGAACGTCTAATCCAGCTTCCCTCAATGCTTTTATCGTTTCCTTCATTGATGGTAAAGTAGTTGTCATTAAAGCGCTCAAACCTACAACGTCTGCATTTTCTTCTTTAACAGCTTCAACCACCTTTTGAGGGGGAACGTTCGTTCCAAGGTCAACAACGTTAAACCCGCTGTTTTCAAGCATCGTTATAACGATGTTTTTACCTATTTCGTGAACATCTCCGTGAACAGTAGCCATAACGATTTTGCCGGAGAGTTTTAAGTTTCCACCTCTCTTTTTCATCTCTCTTTTTAAAATTTCAAAGGCACTTTGAACAGCCTGAGCAGACTTTAACATTTGTGGGAGGAATATTTTCCCCTCTTCAAATCTTTTTCCTACAACGTCAAGAGCTGGAATGAGAGCTTTATCGCTGATTTCCATAGGTTCAAAAGAGGAAAGGGCTTCTTCAACTATGGGTTTTATCCCTTCTCTATCACCTTCAAGAACCTTTTTAAAAATCTCTCCCAAAACGCCGGAAGGAGCGTCTTCATCGGAAGATTCCTTCTCTTCCTTTTTCTTTTCGGACTTTATGGTAACTTCTCTTCCCTGCAGATAAGAACAGGAAAGCTGACATATCTTTTCTAAAATCTCTCTACACTTATCGTCGTACGTCTTTGGTTTGTAATTCTGGAACTTTTCAACGTAGCGAACTGCACCTTTGTCTTTACCAACTAAAACGTCTGAAGCGTATATGGTTTCAACCATTCTGCTATCGCCGGGGTTAACAATTCCAGAGTCAAGCCCCGCCTCAATAGCCATAGCCATAAACGCCGAATTTATAAGAGGTCTTGCAGGAAGTCCAAAGGAAACGTTACTGACACCTAAAGTGGTGGCAACGCCGAAGCGCTCTTTAACAAGCCTTATTGCCTTTAAGGTTTCAACGGTTGCTTCCTGCATTGCGCTTGCTGCAAGGTTTAAAACGTCTGCGATGATTGAATCTTTCTCTATTCCTTGCTTTTCACATTCTTTTATTACTTTTTCAACAACGGCAACTCTATCTTCTGCTTTCTCTTTTAAACCTTCATCATCTATCGCCAGAGCTAAGACGTTTGCACCAAACTTTGCAGCTATAGGTAGAATGTTTTCAATGTCCTTTTCTTCACCAGAGCAGGAGTTCACTATCGGTCTGCCGTCACACATCTTCAAACCTTCAAGGAGAGCCTGAGGGTCTTTCGTATCAATCATTATAGGAACATCAACCGTTTCTATGACGGTTTTTACAGCCTGTTTCATGACAGCAGCTTCGTCTATTCCGGGAACGCCAACGTTAACGTCTAAAAGGTCTGCACCTTCCTCTACTTGCTTTTTAGCTTCTTCTCTAACAAGGGAAAAGTCTCCTTTCTTTAGAGCTTCCTGAAGGCGCTTTTTACCTGTTGGATTTATCCTTTCACCGATAATTCTTGTAGGGAAGTTGCTACCGATAAATACCAACTTCGTTCTGCTCGCGACCTTCAAACCTTCAATCGGGTTCCTTTCAACAGGTTTAAGGTCTTTAACTGCTTCTTTTATGGCTTTTATGTGGGCAGGCGTCGTTCCGCAACATCCGCCTATGATGTTTGCACCAGCTTTAACGAATTCAATAGCGTATTTCCCAAACGTTTCAGGCGGTTCAGGATAGTAGGTTTTTCCGTCCTTTAAAACGGGTAAACCGGCGTTTGCGTAAACGATTATCGGCGTATCCGTAACCTGTGCCATCTTCTCTATTAAGGAAACGAAACTTTCAGGTCCTAAAGAGCAATTTGCACCAACGGCAGCAACTTTCAAACCTTCAAAAACGGCTGCTGAAACTTCTGGCGGAGTTCCCAAGAGGGTTCTGCCGTCTTCCTGGTAGGTCATACTGACCATAACGGGCAGGTCGCAAACCTCCTTTGCTGCAATAACGGCAGCCTTTGCCTCCTTTATGTCGGACATCGTTTCTATGAGAACAAGGTCTGCACCTGCGTCTGCACCGGCTTCTATCTGCTCTTTAAAAACGTCAACGACTTCATCAAAGGTTAAGTCTCCAACAGGTTCAACGAACATCCCGGTAGGACCAACGGAAAGGGCAACTAAAGCTTTACCTTCTGCTGCCTCCTTTGCAAGTTTTACTCCTGCAGCGGTAAGTTCTCTTACCCTGTCTTCAAGTCCGTAGTGGGAGAGCTTTATTCTGTTGCTGCCGAAAGTGTTTGTTTCTATGATGTCTGCGCCGGCGGAGATGTAGGCGGTGTGGATTTTTTTCAAAACTTCTGGCTCTTTTATGTTAAGGAGTTCGGGGGCGAAGTTGACGTCCACCCCCGCCTCCATGAGCATCGTTCCCATACCGCCATCTAAAACCCAGACCTTACTCCAAAAGTCCACGCCACATCCTCCTACATCACGCAGTCAAGGTTGTTGTAATAGTAAGTGACGCCGTATTTTTTCTTCATCTCTTTCAGCATCTGGTCGGCAACTTCCTGAAACTTCTGATGGCTGAGCATTCTCTTAATTGAACCGTAGGCATCCCCATAAGGAATCTGCTTTGGCGGAATTCTCTTTTCAACAATAACTAAAAGAGTTAAGCCGTTAGGCATTTCAACAACGGCTTTATCCTGCTTGTTTTCAAATACGAGCGTTGCAACGGGATTTTTGCCAACGTCTGAAGCCAAAACTTTCCACTTTCTACCTGTTTTGAAGACTTCAGGAGGAATAGCTTCTTTGGGGGATTTTCCTTTCTTAATTAAGTCTAAAGCTTTCTTAGCTTCCTCTTTATTTGCAAACTGATAAATAACAACCTGAGCCTGTTCAGGCATCTTCATTTCACTCTTATGCTCCTCGTAATATTTCTTAATTTCATTATCAGAAACCTTTACTTTCGCCATCAGTTCCTTCTCAAAAGCTCTTACAGCTGCATCCTCTTTCATACGGTTAACAAGGCTGGCAAATTCCGGTTCCTTGTCCATTCCCTTTTCAAGGGCTTTAAGGTAAAGAACGTAGTAAGTAATCGCTTTTTTGAGAGAGTCCCCAGTAACCGTTTTACCCATGAGCGGTTTAACATCAGAGTAGCGAATCTCTCTACCGTTATAGACAGCAACAACAGTGTTATCGTTCAGTTTCTTTAAATCAACTTTTTTAAACTGAATCTCTTTTTGAACTTTATTAAACGCCTCGTTCCTTAACTTTTGAAACTTCTGAGCTTCAAGATTCATTTTGATAAAGCGCTTTTCCATAGGAGAAACTTTCTTTCCTTTGTAGTATTTCTTTATTGCCTCCTCAACCTCCTTATCTGTAACCGTATAGTCCTTTATTTGAGAGTTGAGGTATCTCATGGCAAGTTGCTGCATCTCAAAGCGTTTAAAGCGATTTTTAACTTCTGGAGTATCAAATAGACCTTTATCCTTTTCATAAAGAACTATAAGTTGTCTATCAACTATTTTTTGAAGGAGCTCCTTTTTACCCTCCTTACCGCTATAAAACTTTTTCAAAGCCCACTGAGGAATCGTTTTTTCAATCTCTTTATAGTAAGCAACGGTTATCGTTTTATCTCCTACCTTTGCAAGTGGCGTGTTAGCGTTACAAACTTTTTGTTGAGTAGTCCTTGTTGGCGCGCTCTCTGACGTTTTTTTCTCAGTTTTATGTCCGCAACCTGCCAAAAGTAAAAGCGCCGTTGAAACTGCTATCAGCTTTCTCATTTAAAACCTCCAAAAGTTTTGAAAGGATTGTATCAAAGTATAATTAGAATCCGATTAAATTTAAAATTTTTCCAAGTAAAACCATAAAACCTCCTGCTATAAACCAGCCAAGCAGAAGTTTACTCCTTTTGTATAAGAGATAAGAAACAGGAAAGAGGAACAACAACCATAAAAAAGAAACTGTTGCAGAAAAAGAGGGAGAAGGTGCGTAATAGAGCTTAGCTACATTGTAAACAAGTGCATAGGTTTTAAAATCCACCCACCCCGCCACGCAAAAAACGGAGCAGATAAAGAGTGAGAAAAAGTGGAAAAGTAACATTCCTAAAAGAAAACTAAAAACTTTCAAATTTTCCACTACTCTATTTTCTCCAAGAGTTTTTCTGAAAGGAGAAGCAGGTAATCGGAACTTTCAAGGCATTCTACCCAGTCACGAGGTATCGCTTCAAATCCTAAATATCCGCCGGATAGAGCGCCGGTTATGAAGGCTATGGCATCTGTATCTCCACCAAACTCTCCATAGGTGTTGGCTGCCGCAAGAACAGCCTTCCTGAAATCGCGGGGATGTTGAAGTAAAACGTAAACGGCAAGTGAGAAGGCTTCGGGTGCGTAAGAACCGTTTCCGATTAAAAGGATTGCATCGTCCATCGTTTCAACGTTTTTCTGAAGAACGTTTGTCACAAGGTCAAGGTAGGATTTAACCGTTTCTGTTTGCGCGTATTCTCTTAAAACTTCTAAGAAGCCGAACCTGTCTTCTGGCGTGTCCAGTAAAACTCTACCCGAGATAACTTCAGAAACGGCAACGGCTAAAACACCTGCAGTGTCTATCAGAGTTTCATCTCTGTGGGTTACAGAAGCTATAAGACAGCCTTCCTCATAGGCATCTGAAGGACTATCCCATCTGTAAATGCCACCTGCAACGGCAGGAACTGCACCGTCTATGTCACAGGATTTAACTCTTGCTTCATCTATGTCAAGCCCACCTGCATAACCTAAAGCGGCGTTAAGGTGGGAGCCGGCAGGGTAGCGGTGGGATTTTTCGTCTTTTGCCCACTCAATCAGCTTTTCAAGATAGGCAACCTCATCAAAGTAGCCTTTCTCGGCGTAAACTTCTAAAACTTTTATAAAGATTTGCGTTTCGTGGGAAAACTGACCTTTTTTCAAAAATGGACATACTGAATTGGGGGAAGGATTAACAAAACCTATTATTGCTGTGCCGTAGGATTTTTTGACCGTTTCTCTGTCCATCTCTTCAACTAACGTTCCTAAAGCATCGCCTATCGCTGCACCTACTATCGTTCCTTTTACTCTGCTTTCAAGCATAGATGCCTCCTGAAAAAATTAGCAGATACAAATTTAAATCCTATAATTTACATTACCACCAGAAACGGAGAGAACCTTGCTTCCGGACAGGAAAGTAGCGCTGAAAAACTATAGAGAATTGAAGCTGAGGAAAAAAGCATTCATTTATTCTCTCTTAATTCCAGGACTGGGACAGTTTTTAACCGGTAGAAGAATAACCGGAATAGCGTTTTTAACGTTTTTTCTCTTTCCGTTTTACTATCTCTACTTAATAGGTTTTTCATTAAATTACGGAACAATTTCTCTACTTCTATCCCAATCAATTCTTTACTTTTTGCAGGCATGGGACGCATTGAAGTCAGCTAAAAGGGAAACGTCGCCGTGTGAGGATTTTTGCCCTGCAAAAGTAAATATTCCAGCGTTTATGGGGAAGTGTGAGGAAGGAGATGTGGAAGGGGCGTGGGGGATTTTTTCTATCTATTCTCCTTTTCCATTCACCCTAGGTGAAATATGCCATGCTCCCTGTGAAGAAAAGTGCGGAATACTTCCAGAAAGACCTTTAAAAATAAGAGAAGTCCACAGAGAATTAGGAAAAACATTTAACCAGGAAATTGAAGTTAAAAATAGAACACCTTTTTTTCCACTAACTAACAAAAAAGTAGCAGTAATAGGCGGGGGAATTGCAGGTATAACAGCAGCCTACTATTTAGCATCAACAGGTATTCAAGTTGACCTCTTTGAAAAAGAAAAGGAATTAGGTGGAACCCTAAACTTCATTCCGGAATTCAAACTTGACAAAAAACTATTCAAAAAAGAAATAGCTTTAGCCACTTCGTTCAACTGTATCCGAATATTTACAGAAAAGGAAGTAAAATCAATACCGAAAACCTACGATGCAGTAATAATAGCAGTAGGAAGTCAAAAAGAAAAGCAACTCAAAATCCCCACCCACGGCACCCCCAACATCATCTACCCTCTCTCTTTCCTCAAAAATCCCCCCCACCCCCTCACCTCAAAAAAAATCGTCATCATCGGTGCCGGAGATACCGCCTTTGATGTAGCAAGATTAGCCGTCCGCTCAGGCGCAGAAGCAATCGTCTTTTACCGCAGCGACGAAAGCTCAATGAAAGCCCAGAAAAAAGAAATATCAGCTGCAATAAAAGAAGGCGTAAAAATCTATACAGATTGTCAGCCCGAAAGAATAGAAAACAACACAATCTTCTTCAGTTGCGGCAAAGTAACCTTTGACTACTTAGTCCCCGCAATAGGATTTGAGAAAGACGAAAAACTCATCAAAAAGCTGCAATCAAGCCACCCAAACGCCGTATTAGCCGGAGATGCAGAAAACGGCATGTCAAACGCAGCGTTAGCCTCATACTCAGGTAAACTGGCAGCCTACAAAGTCCTCAAAATGCTAAATTTACACAGCAGGGCATGGTTCACAGTTGACGTTAAAGGAAGAAAACCTGCCAGAGCACAGGGCAAAAACGTATTTTTAGTCTCAGAAAGTTCCCTGTGTCAGCACTGCGGCGAAAAGGTAAGGAGTTAAAGTATGGAAAAGTTAGCACCAAGACTTGAAGACTACCTTGAAACTATATATCTCTTAGAAAAAGAAAACGGCGTAGCGCGAGTAAAAGAAATTGCCGAAAAGCGAAACGTCAAAATGCCAACCGTTACAGAAGTCCTAAGAAGGTTATCAGAAAGAGGTTACATTAACTACGAACCCTACGGCTACGTTACAACAACAGAAAAAGGCAAAGCTTACGCAGAAAAGATATACAACAAGCACGAAGCTATAATAAATTTCATGAAAAAAGTTCTACTACTGCCGGAAGAAAAAGCCGAAGAGGAAGGATGTCTCATGGAACACCACCTTTCACCAGAAACGGTAGAGAGGCTCAAACAGCTAACAGATTTTTTCACAGAAAAAAACTTAGATGGAGAGTTTAAAAAGTGGCTAAAATAGAAGAGATAGTTAACCCTCAATTGGTTGAAGATAAAAACCTTATCAAAATAGCTGAAAAAATCCTAAACAACGAAAGACTCTCTTTTGAAGATGGTATTAAACTATTTGAAACCAACGACATTCTTACGTTGGGCAAGTTAGCAGACTACGTAAACAGAAAAAAGAACGGACGTCTGGTTTACTTCGTTGTCAACAGACACATCAATCTTACAAACCTCTGTGTAGGAAACTGCAAGTTCTGCGCTTTTAGGAGAGAAAAAGGAGACCCTGATGCCTATGAACTGACCATAGACCAGGTTCTGCAAAAGATAGAAGAATTCAAAGGAGTTTCCGAAATCCACATAGTCAGCGGATTACATCCCGACTGGAACTACGACTACTACGTTCAACTTCTCAAAGCAATAAAGGAATCTTTCCCCCACATTCACGTCCAGGCATTCACTGCAGAAGAAATAGACCACCTTTCACGAATTTCAGGAAAACCGATAGAAACAGTCCTATCAGAATTGATAGAAGCAGGTCTTGACTCAATCCCCGGCGGCGGTGCCGAAATATTCAACGAATCCCTCAGAAAAGAACTATGCCCACACAAACTTTCATCGGAAAGGTATCTTAAAATCCACGAAACAGCCCACAAATTCGGTTTAAAATCAAACGCTTCAATCCTTTACGGTCACGTAGAAACCTACGCAGATAGAGTTAACCACCTCTTAAAACTAAGAGAACTTCAGGATAAAACAGGCGGATTTCAAGCCTTCATGGCTTTTGCCTACCACCCGGAAAATACCCGTTTAGGCGGCAAGTTCACCACAGGTTTTGACGATATAAAGATGCTTTCTGTAGCAAGGCTAATTTTAGACAACTTCCAGCATATAAGGGCGTTCTGGATAATGTTAGGTGAAAAGTTGGCACAGGTTTCGCTTCATTTCGGAGTTAACGATTTAGACGGAACCGTTGTAGAAGAATCAATAACGAGGTCTGCAGGCGCAAAAACAGATTCATTCATGCCAAAAGAAAGACTCATAAAGCTGATAAGAGAAGCAGGAAAAATCCCCGTAGAACGCGACACTGTATACAACGTAATCAAAATTTACGAGGAGCAACTATGGAACAACTAATTTCCCTACTTGACAAGGAATTAATACCTATAGCAGAAAAGGTTTTCAACGGCGAAAGGCTCTCTTTTGAAGATGGCTTAAAGCTCTTTGAGTCAAGCAACTTAACAGCAATAGGAATGCTGGCAAACTACGTTGCAGAAAAGAAAAACGGAAAATTCGCCTACTTTAACGTAAACGTTCACATAACCCCAACCAACATCTGCATCGGCACCTGCAAGTTCTGTGCTTTCAGAAAAAGCAAAAACGACCCAGACGCCTATGAATTAACTACAGAAGAAATAGTCAAAAAACTAAAAGACTACTACTCTCAAAACCCAAATCTCACAGAAGTTCACATAGTAGGCGGATTACACCCCGACTGGAACTACAACCGCTTCATTGAAATAATAAGAGCAGTAAGAGAAAACTTCCCCGATATCCACATTAAAGCTTACACCGCAGAAGAAATCAAATACATAGCTGAAAAGGGTAACAAAAGCGTAGAAGAAACTCTGCACGAACTAATAGAAGCAGGACTTAATTCAATTCCAGGCGGCGGTGGAGAGATATTCAACGAAAGAATCCGCCAGAAGATATGTCCTGAAAAGATAACCGCCGAGGAATACCTGCAAATTCACAAAACAGCCCATAGAATGGGGCTAAAATCCAACGCAACCATGCTTTTCGGTCACGTAGAAACTTATGCAGACAGAGTTGACCACCTTATTAGGTTAAGAGAAGCTCAAGATGAAACGGGAGGCTTTCAAACTTTTATTCCCCTTGCCTTTCACCCACTAAACACGAAAATCCCCAACGCCAATTACACAACAGGCGTTGATGAACTTAAAACGATAGCTGTTTCAAGGCTAATCTTAGACAACTTCCCACATATCAAAGCCTACTGGATAATGTTAGGTGAAAAGGTTGCCCAAATAGCCCTTCAGTTCGGCGCAGACGATATAGATGGAACAGTAACGGAAGAAGACATAACTCAAGCAGCAGGAGCAAGAGCAGGACAGTCAATTCCTAAAAGCAGACTCATAAAACTAATCAAAGAAGCAGGAAAAATCCCCGTAGAACGCGACACCATCTACAACGTCCTTCACATATACAATTCGGAGAAACAATGAAAACCCTTTTTGACAAACTAAAGAAAGCGTTAGAAAAAGATGAAAACGTCGTATTCGCCTACGTTTTCGGTTCACACGTTAACGGAATTCCTACACCCAAAAGCGACGTTGACGTAGCCGTATACTTTAAAAAACCGCCAAGAGGAACAGAAATACTTGACTACGCCGTAAAACTTTCAAACTTCCTTAACAAAGAAGTTGATTTGGTAATTTTTAACCTCGCCTCACCGTTTACCCGCTTCCATATACTTAATACAGGCGAACCGCTGATAGTGAAAGACTCTGAAGCCCTCGCAGAGTTTAAGAGAAAAACGATGATAGACTACGAAGAATACAAATACATGGCGGAGGCATTCTTTGCTGAACAGAAAGTTAATAGAGAGAAAGCTAAGTAAAATCGTAGAATACGTAAACGAAATAAGACAAACAGAAATCAAAGATTTCCACGAATTTCGGAACAACGTAATAGTGAAAAGGTTTATTGAAAGAAACCTTGAATTAGCCATAGAACAGGCAATAGACATCTGCAGACATATAGCCGTTTCAACGCTTAAAAAACTTCCCGAAAGT
This region of Desulfurobacterium pacificum genomic DNA includes:
- a CDS encoding metal-dependent transcriptional regulator, producing the protein MEKLAPRLEDYLETIYLLEKENGVARVKEIAEKRNVKMPTVTEVLRRLSERGYINYEPYGYVTTTEKGKAYAEKIYNKHEAIINFMKKVLLLPEEKAEEEGCLMEHHLSPETVERLKQLTDFFTEKNLDGEFKKWLK
- the mqnE gene encoding aminofutalosine synthase MqnE — protein: MAKIEEIVNPQLVEDKNLIKIAEKILNNERLSFEDGIKLFETNDILTLGKLADYVNRKKNGRLVYFVVNRHINLTNLCVGNCKFCAFRREKGDPDAYELTIDQVLQKIEEFKGVSEIHIVSGLHPDWNYDYYVQLLKAIKESFPHIHVQAFTAEEIDHLSRISGKPIETVLSELIEAGLDSIPGGGAEIFNESLRKELCPHKLSSERYLKIHETAHKFGLKSNASILYGHVETYADRVNHLLKLRELQDKTGGFQAFMAFAYHPENTRLGGKFTTGFDDIKMLSVARLILDNFQHIRAFWIMLGEKLAQVSLHFGVNDLDGTVVEESITRSAGAKTDSFMPKERLIKLIREAGKIPVERDTVYNVIKIYEEQLWNN
- the mqnE gene encoding aminofutalosine synthase MqnE translates to MEQLISLLDKELIPIAEKVFNGERLSFEDGLKLFESSNLTAIGMLANYVAEKKNGKFAYFNVNVHITPTNICIGTCKFCAFRKSKNDPDAYELTTEEIVKKLKDYYSQNPNLTEVHIVGGLHPDWNYNRFIEIIRAVRENFPDIHIKAYTAEEIKYIAEKGNKSVEETLHELIEAGLNSIPGGGGEIFNERIRQKICPEKITAEEYLQIHKTAHRMGLKSNATMLFGHVETYADRVDHLIRLREAQDETGGFQTFIPLAFHPLNTKIPNANYTTGVDELKTIAVSRLILDNFPHIKAYWIMLGEKVAQIALQFGADDIDGTVTEEDITQAAGARAGQSIPKSRLIKLIKEAGKIPVERDTIYNVLHIYNSEKQ
- the mntA gene encoding type VII toxin-antitoxin system MntA family adenylyltransferase antitoxin encodes the protein MKTLFDKLKKALEKDENVVFAYVFGSHVNGIPTPKSDVDVAVYFKKPPRGTEILDYAVKLSNFLNKEVDLVIFNLASPFTRFHILNTGEPLIVKDSEALAEFKRKTMIDYEEYKYMAEAFFAEQKVNREKAK
- the hepT gene encoding type VII toxin-antitoxin system HepT family RNase toxin; the protein is MLNRKLIERKLSKIVEYVNEIRQTEIKDFHEFRNNVIVKRFIERNLELAIEQAIDICRHIAVSTLKKLPESYAECFELLKEKGVIPEKHAETYKKMAKFRNLLIHMYDTVDDEIVYGIYKKHLSDFDLFVNDINQYLQNHSP